Proteins from a genomic interval of Nasonia vitripennis strain AsymCx chromosome 3, Nvit_psr_1.1, whole genome shotgun sequence:
- the LOC100115748 gene encoding activated RNA polymerase II transcriptional coactivator p15, which translates to MPKSKEMISSSGSESGSASSEEEAKQKSKVRKPEKEKTVESSASDNSESEEDTKTKKRPKKQEDKGSNKKAKKDSKGKDDDETSWELGGNKHVTVRSFKNKWFVDIREMYMDKDGEMKPGRKGVCLNMENWKSFMKVVEDVDKAVKAKCF; encoded by the exons ATGCCAAAATCCAAGGAGATGATTTCCAGCAGTGGAAGCGAGAGTGGAAGTGCCAGCTCAGAg GAAGAGGCAAAACAGAAGAGCAAGGTCAGGAAGCCAGAAAAAGAGAAGACGGTGGAGAGCTCTGCCAGTGACAACTCTGAG TCCGAGGAAGACACTAAGACCAAAAAAAGGCCAAAGAAGCAGGAAGATAAGGGCTCAAACAAGAAGGCCAAAAAAGATTCTAAAGGAAAGGATGATGATGAAACTTCCTGGGAGCTGGGTGGCAACAAGCATGTCACTGTACGTAGCTTCAAGAATAAATGGTTTGTCGACATCAGAGAAATGTACATGGACAAGGATGGAGAAATGAAACCTGGAAGAAAgg GAGTCTGTTTGAATATGGAGAACTGGAAATCGTTCATGAAAGTTGTGGAAGATGTAGATAAGGCTGTAAAGGCCAAGTGTTTTTAG
- the LOC100120759 gene encoding transmembrane 9 superfamily member 3, translating into MCRRFILGFLAAVCLQLICVQADEHNHIYEKGDEVVLWMSTVGPYHNRQETYSYYSLPFCKGPKEVISHYHETLSEALQGIELKMSGLNIEFKDPVKKQEYCSVKLNEESYKAFVYAVKNQYWYQMYIDNLPIWGVVGEPDEINNNNGETSYYIWTHKKLDIGYNGKQIVDVNLTSESKVELKVGRTIPFSYEVNWKKSNTKFEDRFDKYLDPNFFQHRIHWFSIFNSFMMVIFLVGLVSMILMRTLRKDYARYSKDEEMDDMERDLGDEYGWKQVHGDVFRPANHPMLFSALIGAGYQVTVVVLSVIIFAILGELYTERGSMLSTAIFVYAVTSPINGYTGGGLYARMGGRVWIKQMLLSAFMIPALVCGTAFFINFIAMYYHASRAIPFGSMVAVTCICIFVILPLTLVGTILGRNLAGTPDAPCRVNAVPRPIPEKKWFMEPFVIIMLGGILPFGSIFIEMYFIFTSFWAYKIYYVYGFMLLVFVILMIVTVCVTIVCTYFLLNAEDYRWQWTSFLAAGSTASYVYLYSFYYFFFKTKMYGLFQTAFYFGYMALFSLALGIMCGTVGYIGTSLFVRKIYSTVKID; encoded by the exons ATGTGCCGGAGGTTCATCCTCGGCTTCCTGGCGGCCGTCTGCCTGCAGCTGATCTGCGTCCAAGCCGACGAACATAATCACATC TATGAGAAAGGCGATGAAGTAGTACTATGGATGAGCACTGTTGGTCCTTACCATAACAGACAAGAGACATATTCCTACTATTCCTTACCTTTTTGTAAAGGTCCTAAGGAAGTAATAAGTCATTACCATGAGACACTCTCAGAGGCTCTGCAAGGTATTGAGCTAAAAATGAGTGGATTGAACATAGAGTTCAAAG ACCCTGTCAAGAAACAAGAATATTGTAGTGTAAAACTGAATGAAGAGAGCTACAAAGCTTTTGTCTATGCTGTGAAAAATCAGTATTGGTACCAGATGTACATTGATAATTTACCAATATGgg gCGTTGTAGGTGAGCCTgatgaaataaataacaataatggAGAAACCTCTTACTACATCTGGACGCACAAAAAATTAGATATAGGATATAATGGCAAGCAAATCGTTGATGTTAATTTAACTAGCGAGTCAAAGGTTGAACTCAAAGTAGGAAGGACTATACCTTTTAGTTATGAAGTCAACTGGAAGAAGAGCAATACAAAGTTTGAAGATAGATTTGACAAGTATTTGGATCCCAACTTCTTCCAACACAGg ATTCACTGGTTCAGCatttttaatagttttatGATGGTCATTTTCCTTGTTGGGCTTGTTTCAATGATTTTAATGCGCACTCTGAGAAAAGACTATGCAAGATATAGCAAAGATGAGGAGATGGACGATATGGAGAGGGACCTGGGTGATGAGTATGGCTGGAAGCAAGTTCATGGAGACGTTTTCAGACCAGCCAATCATCCCATGCTCTTCTCCGCGCTTATCGGAGCTGGATATCAG GTAACAGTTGTAGTCCTTAGTGTCATCATCTTTGCCATTCTTGGAGAACTTTACACAGAGCGAGGCTCGATGCTTTCCACCGCAATCTTTGTCTACGCTGTAACTTCGCCAATTAACGGATATACAGGCGGTGGCCTTTATGCGCGGATGGGAGGTCGAGTTTGGATCAAACAGATGTTGCTCAGCGCCTTCATGATTCCGGCTCTTGTCTGCGGAACGGCCTTCTTCATCAACTTCATTGCCATGTACTACCACGCCAGTCGAGCCATCCCCTTCGGATCAATG GTTGCTGTGACATGTATCTGTATATTCGTAATTCTGCCACTGACCCTCGTCGGTACGATTTTGGGTCGCAACCTCGCTGGAACGCCAGATGCTCCATGCAGAGTAAACGCAGTGCCACGACCTATAcctgagaagaaatggttCATGGAGCCATTTGTGATCATTATGCTCGGTGGAATTCTTCCCTTTGGATCAATCTTCATTGAGATGTATTTCATCTTCACGTCCTTCTGGGCTTACAAAATCTACTACGTTTACGGTTTCATGTTACTAGTATTTGTAATCCTGATGATCGTCACGGTTTGCGTGACCATTGTGTGCACGTACTTCCTTCTAAATGCAGAAGACTACAGATG GCAGTGGACCAGTTTTCTGGCAGCAGGATCAACAGCCAGTTATGTATACCTTTATTCGTTCTACTATTTCTTCTTCAAAACTAA AATGTACGGCCTCTTCCAAACCGCGTTTTATTTCGGCTACATGGCGCTCTTCAGCTTGGCTCTAGGAATTATGTGCGGCACAGTTGGATACATTGGTACCAGTCTGTTCGTACGCAAGATTTACTCGACCGTCAAAATAGACTAA
- the LOC100115709 gene encoding stress-associated endoplasmic reticulum protein 2, translating to MAPKQRMRIANEKATKFITQRGNVPKSTKAQEESSPVGPWLLALFIFVVCGSAVFQIIQSIRMA from the exons ATGGCACCAAAGCAGAGAATGCGCATCGCCAACGAGAAGGCCACCAAGTTCATCACTCAGCGGGGCAACGTGCCCAAGTCCACG AAAGCTCAGGAGGAATCGTCGCCTGTTGGACCCTGGCTCCTGGCGTTGTTTATCTTCGTCGTGTGCGGCTCTG ctgttttccaaattattcAGAGTATCAGGATGGCATAA